In one Candidatus Bathyarchaeia archaeon genomic region, the following are encoded:
- a CDS encoding MoaD/ThiS family protein codes for MKVRIHLSRFISDILKAERNIILDFAGSEITLKELIDKMIETYGEKFRDMPVIILVDGKRGELETKIKDGSNVVFMIPYAGG; via the coding sequence ATGAAGGTAAGAATTCACTTAAGCAGATTTATCTCTGATATCTTGAAGGCGGAAAGAAATATTATCCTTGATTTTGCGGGAAGCGAGATTACTCTTAAAGAGCTAATTGATAAAATGATTGAAACATATGGTGAGAAGTTTAGGGATATGCCAGTTATAATACTTGTTGATGGCAAACGTGGAGAACTAGAAACTAAAATAAAAGATGGATCAAATGTTGTTTTTATGATTCCATATGCAGGGGGATAG